A single window of Nocardia higoensis DNA harbors:
- a CDS encoding 2-keto-4-pentenoate hydratase, whose product MSTSADTVGAARVDDSVVAAAADRLITAATTGRPCAPLRELIGPDDVGTAYRIQERFNAARRAQGVTVVGRKIGATSQAVQQQLGVDQPDFGVLFSDMAYSDGDEIDIARLLQPKAEAEVAFFLAEDLAEGPLDLAQCRAAVGWATAALEIVDSRITDWDISFADTVADNASSGVYVLGAARVTLDEFEPVEVTMSMSIDGEVVSTGNGAACLGDPLNALAWLAQKAREFGEPLRKGQVILSGALGPMRPLHPGATVVATIDGVGAVSASFSTTSEVPSE is encoded by the coding sequence ATGTCAACCAGTGCCGATACGGTCGGCGCCGCGCGCGTCGACGATTCCGTCGTCGCCGCCGCCGCGGACCGATTGATCACGGCGGCCACCACGGGACGGCCGTGTGCGCCCCTGCGGGAACTGATCGGCCCCGACGACGTCGGCACCGCCTACCGCATCCAGGAACGCTTCAACGCGGCGCGGCGCGCCCAGGGCGTGACGGTCGTCGGCCGCAAGATCGGCGCGACCTCGCAAGCCGTGCAGCAGCAGTTGGGCGTGGACCAGCCGGACTTCGGCGTGCTGTTCTCCGACATGGCCTACAGCGACGGCGACGAGATCGACATCGCGCGGCTCCTGCAGCCGAAGGCCGAGGCCGAGGTCGCGTTCTTCCTCGCCGAGGATCTCGCCGAGGGCCCGCTGGACCTCGCGCAGTGCCGGGCCGCGGTCGGCTGGGCCACCGCGGCGCTCGAGATCGTCGACAGCCGGATCACCGACTGGGACATCTCCTTCGCCGACACCGTGGCCGACAACGCGTCCAGTGGCGTGTACGTCCTGGGCGCCGCGCGCGTGACACTCGACGAGTTCGAACCGGTCGAGGTCACCATGAGCATGAGCATCGACGGAGAGGTCGTCTCCACCGGCAACGGGGCGGCCTGCCTGGGCGATCCGTTGAACGCGCTGGCCTGGCTGGCGCAGAAGGCACGGGAGTTCGGCGAACCCCTGCGCAAGGGGCAGGTGATCCTGTCCGGGGCGCTGGGCCCGATGCGTCCGCTGCACCCGGGGGCGACGGTCGTCGCCACCATCGACGGCGTCGGCGCGGTGTCGGCGTCCTTCTCCACCACCTCGGAGGTTCCCAGTGAGTGA
- a CDS encoding IclR family transcriptional regulator encodes MNASELDDRSVLGRVVRILEAFAPDDKAVGLSELARRTGLPKATVHRVCRDLVTARWLATSPQGYRLGRGLFELGMRAAAERTLLEVAVPFMQDLYTRTQETVHLGVLDGDEVVYISKIGGHRQARAPSRVGGRMPLYCTAIGKALLAHADPRTIDRVLAGPLPRYTPRTVTGPGLLRAQLHRILEQGVSYEYEESTTGIVCVAAAILDAEDHPLAAISLTGPTTRFRPEAHAVSVRAAAAAMASILARRGGPTP; translated from the coding sequence ATGAACGCATCGGAGCTGGACGACCGTTCCGTTCTGGGCCGGGTCGTGCGCATTCTCGAAGCCTTCGCCCCCGACGACAAGGCGGTCGGGCTGTCGGAACTCGCCCGCCGTACCGGCCTGCCCAAGGCCACCGTGCACCGGGTCTGCCGCGACCTGGTGACGGCACGCTGGCTCGCCACCTCACCGCAGGGCTACCGGCTCGGCCGCGGCCTGTTCGAGCTGGGCATGCGCGCCGCCGCCGAGCGGACCCTGCTCGAGGTGGCGGTTCCCTTCATGCAGGACCTGTACACCCGAACCCAGGAGACCGTGCATCTGGGCGTGCTGGACGGGGACGAGGTCGTCTACATCAGCAAGATCGGCGGACACCGCCAGGCGCGCGCGCCGTCCCGGGTCGGCGGCCGCATGCCGTTGTACTGCACCGCCATCGGCAAAGCGCTGCTGGCCCACGCCGACCCCAGGACGATCGACCGCGTCCTCGCCGGACCGCTGCCTCGGTACACCCCGCGCACCGTCACCGGGCCGGGACTGCTGCGGGCCCAGCTCCACAGAATCCTCGAGCAGGGCGTCTCCTACGAATACGAGGAATCCACGACGGGCATCGTCTGCGTCGCGGCGGCGATTCTCGATGCCGAGGACCACCCGCTCGCGGCGATCTCGCTCACCGGGCCCACCACCCGGTTCCGGCCCGAAGCCCATGCCGTGTCGGTGCGGGCGGCAGCGGCCGCGATGGCCTCGATTCTGGCGCGGCGCGGCGGGCCGACTCCCTGA
- a CDS encoding Zn-ribbon domain-containing OB-fold protein, with translation MYRHEPHHTDGIGDPRGGTAKNTLIIQRCAACAALFAPHTPACSACGSSDLEAVASSGVGSILSWRTVERWGKAGDHEPVPLTIAIVELDEGPWVYTAIEGDSPSTLDRPTRVRFQPRPWTDGFPVFGIIANP, from the coding sequence ATGTACCGACACGAGCCGCACCACACCGACGGCATCGGCGATCCCCGAGGGGGAACCGCGAAGAACACACTGATCATCCAGCGATGCGCGGCCTGCGCCGCACTGTTCGCGCCGCATACCCCTGCCTGCTCGGCGTGCGGATCGTCGGATCTCGAGGCGGTCGCGTCGTCCGGCGTGGGTTCGATCTTGTCCTGGCGGACAGTCGAGCGCTGGGGGAAAGCGGGAGACCACGAACCGGTGCCGTTGACGATCGCGATCGTCGAACTCGACGAGGGACCGTGGGTCTACACCGCCATCGAGGGCGACTCCCCGTCGACCCTGGATCGGCCGACGCGTGTGCGATTTCAGCCGCGTCCCTGGACGGACGGATTTCCGGTTTTCGGCATCATCGCCAATCCCTGA
- a CDS encoding GFA family protein, with protein sequence MASCSCPHCQRLSSGPVMSWVDFPRDGFKWTGPGGEPVWYNTFPDSRRDFCGECGSSIAAQDDGDAELIGVTMMSLDDHTDLVPERQSLFGLARHQLVLGDP encoded by the coding sequence GTGGCGAGCTGTAGCTGCCCCCACTGTCAGCGTCTATCCAGTGGCCCGGTGATGTCGTGGGTCGATTTCCCCCGCGACGGGTTCAAATGGACCGGACCCGGCGGAGAACCGGTCTGGTACAACACCTTCCCCGACTCCCGACGAGACTTCTGCGGTGAATGCGGGAGTTCTATCGCAGCCCAGGACGACGGTGACGCGGAACTGATCGGCGTCACCATGATGAGCCTCGACGACCACACGGACCTGGTGCCCGAACGGCAGAGTTTATTCGGTCTGGCCCGCCATCAACTCGTCCTCGGCGACCCATGA
- a CDS encoding alpha/beta hydrolase family esterase, with translation MKTIDTGLRTDFSRRPALESIRATLRRIVGHVISPGRIAAPVALAVLVGLGALSGPEAHASEVTQRSYTNAAGTRDYYLHVPPGDPAGKPLMIYLHGCTDPQAQLAGNGFALTRVADELGFVLAYPIQTRAANERHCWNWFDPANQQREAGEPSIVAGITNTLIEEFGIDRDRVYVGGYSAGGGMSTVMAATYPDLYAAIAPMAGGPYGINPRPPHADLTGAGIVAAMGTRARPVPAFFLQDLADQTSLYPIGRANILQWLGADRRAGNLTLADTPTAVATTTDPVPATIEHYSNQGCELAQFLTPIGPDHIGGGLLMQSTNGLALQRRMMDFLLAHRLPGPQRAC, from the coding sequence ATGAAAACGATCGACACAGGTCTGCGGACGGACTTCTCGCGAAGGCCGGCGCTCGAATCCATCCGCGCCACGCTGCGGCGGATCGTCGGGCACGTCATCTCACCGGGCCGTATCGCTGCCCCGGTCGCCCTGGCAGTGCTGGTAGGTCTGGGCGCCCTGAGCGGCCCGGAGGCACATGCGTCCGAGGTCACCCAGCGCAGCTACACCAATGCGGCGGGCACCCGCGACTACTACCTACACGTCCCGCCCGGCGACCCGGCGGGCAAGCCCCTGATGATCTACCTGCACGGCTGCACCGATCCGCAGGCGCAGTTGGCCGGCAACGGATTCGCTCTGACGCGGGTCGCCGACGAACTGGGCTTCGTTCTCGCATACCCGATCCAGACCCGAGCGGCCAACGAGCGCCACTGCTGGAACTGGTTCGATCCGGCCAACCAGCAGCGCGAGGCCGGTGAGCCGTCGATTGTGGCGGGCATCACCAACACCCTGATCGAGGAGTTCGGCATCGATCGCGACCGGGTCTATGTCGGCGGATACTCTGCGGGCGGCGGCATGAGCACGGTCATGGCCGCCACCTACCCGGACCTGTATGCCGCGATCGCGCCGATGGCCGGAGGGCCGTACGGGATCAACCCGCGGCCGCCACACGCGGACCTCACCGGCGCCGGCATCGTCGCGGCCATGGGCACGCGCGCCCGTCCGGTCCCCGCCTTCTTCCTACAGGACCTGGCTGACCAGACCAGCCTCTACCCGATCGGGCGCGCCAACATCCTGCAGTGGCTCGGAGCCGACCGGCGTGCGGGCAACCTCACCCTCGCGGACACCCCTACCGCTGTTGCCACCACCACCGACCCGGTGCCCGCGACCATCGAGCACTACTCGAACCAGGGCTGCGAGCTGGCCCAATTCCTCACACCGATCGGACCGGATCACATCGGCGGCGGGCTACTGATGCAATCGACCAACGGTCTGGCCCTGCAGCGCAGAATGATGGACTTCCTCCTGGCGCACCGACTTCCCGGCCCGCAACGAGCCTGCTGA
- a CDS encoding alpha/beta hydrolase family protein — MDERREETATPAPDDRRFVTVQLWYPAARGGGPDVPLFGRDDSEARTVADEMAQMYGMPSFVLDDAVKARSRSALDASPAPDGLRWPVVLFSPGLGGVRTQSTVWAQELASHGYVVAAVDHPYDSGVVVRRDGTVVRSTVTATGNDSEDERRAAVWTEVRAADLRFVLDALENIDCGQLSDVGAAGLLAGRLDVDRVAVAGHSLGGAAALLAAAQDNRFAAAINVDGLPRVAFKGRSPVLALVSGQGTGSSDGDERYADALGRVLDTAAEPSYRLTVAGAGHLGFTDAPLYLPPIPALLGTLKREESLRIPAEASRAYLDAVLRGQGNGLTTTLAELGALDQPS; from the coding sequence GTGGACGAGCGGCGCGAGGAAACCGCGACGCCGGCACCGGACGACCGGAGATTCGTGACGGTGCAGCTGTGGTATCCCGCCGCCCGAGGCGGCGGGCCGGATGTACCCCTGTTCGGGCGTGACGACAGCGAGGCGCGAACGGTCGCCGACGAAATGGCGCAGATGTACGGCATGCCGTCGTTCGTGCTGGACGACGCGGTGAAGGCCCGGAGCAGGTCAGCTCTGGACGCGTCCCCCGCGCCCGATGGATTACGTTGGCCAGTCGTGCTGTTCTCCCCGGGGCTGGGCGGGGTGCGGACCCAGAGCACGGTGTGGGCACAAGAACTCGCGAGTCACGGCTACGTCGTGGCCGCCGTCGACCACCCGTACGACTCCGGAGTCGTGGTCCGACGTGACGGGACAGTGGTGCGCAGCACCGTGACCGCAACGGGCAACGATTCCGAAGACGAGCGCAGGGCAGCGGTGTGGACGGAGGTACGCGCGGCGGACCTCCGGTTCGTGCTCGACGCACTGGAGAACATCGATTGTGGTCAGCTATCCGACGTCGGCGCTGCAGGGCTACTTGCCGGTCGGCTCGATGTGGATCGCGTGGCGGTGGCCGGTCACTCGCTGGGTGGCGCCGCTGCGCTACTCGCCGCCGCGCAGGACAACCGATTCGCCGCCGCGATCAACGTGGACGGCCTTCCTCGCGTTGCTTTCAAAGGGCGGTCCCCCGTCCTTGCTCTCGTGTCGGGGCAGGGAACCGGCAGTAGTGATGGGGATGAGCGCTATGCGGATGCGCTCGGGCGGGTGTTGGACACTGCTGCCGAACCCAGCTACCGGCTCACTGTCGCTGGCGCGGGGCACCTCGGGTTCACCGACGCACCGCTGTATCTCCCGCCTATTCCTGCGCTGCTCGGGACGCTGAAACGTGAAGAGAGCCTGCGGATCCCAGCCGAGGCATCGCGCGCGTACCTGGACGCCGTGCTCCGCGGACAGGGCAATGGGCTCACGACCACGCTCGCCGAGCTCGGAGCGCTGGATCAGCCGTCATAG
- a CDS encoding protein kinase domain-containing protein: MPVPIAEELSAAGFEDAEEVGRGGFGVVYRCTQSALDRTVAVKVLTTELDEENRARFFREQRAMGRLTGHPNIVTVLQVGATASGRPFLVMPYHSWGSLDARIREEGPLPVELVLRIGVKIAGALASAHRLDVVHRDVKPGNILLSDYGEPALTDFGIARIAGGFRTATGTLTGSPAFTAPEVLEGQPPTPASDVYSLGATMFSALTGHAAFERRSGENVVTQFSRITTQPVPELRDSGISADVSEVVATAMHRDPRQRPSASALGEAIQQTQRRHGFPVDEMALSVEPAPEHRNGRPPAQGWRPTANVGRLDTGTLPLELTSFVNRRTEVAEVKNLLASSRLVTLTGIGGVGKTRLALRAASNARRDFADGVWLIELADVADPALLVEVAADALGLRDEPARPLHEVVLEFLSGRKSLVVVDNCEQVVEAAAELVEAWLRACPDLRILVTTREPLNIPGEAVLRVSPLTVPDVSRQPSLRGLPRYDAVTLFADRAAAAAPGFELDEDNMDTVARICARLDGLPLAIELAAARMRMMSPEQILDRLTDRYALLTRASRTAPTRQQTLRWCIDWSYELCTPAEQRMWARLSVFAGGFELDAAEQVCGVDAATDSVLDVLSSLVDKSILLPDDTDAVVRFRMLETLRDYGWQKLQESGEEQVVRLRHRDWYQRLALDAEAEWISDQQLDWFARLDRELPNLRTALEYSLAEDTEEAAEAGLHIASALVFFWTFRGVTSEGRRWLDRVLAHPRARSIPDRVKALHAETLMALYLGDDPESVAVLVAEAHTLAERDATPMTEALVAYADGMLAFYRGDCAEANSFFTHALELFAADREESWHAATLMMLGWTNALHGDPRRAIGYHEQVLSITEARGDWLFRSSALWGIAIAAWRQGERHRAQQLLMEALRVNQRVNSPLIVASALEAMAWIAETDGDAERAAVLMGAAQALWPYGGSVTHGMPGLEHYHDECDRGTRAAIGPRKYAAASRRGQGMGMDAAVNYALGERPTGTTPTTGSPVELTKRERQVAELIAQGLTNKQIAAKLVISQRTAQGHVEHILTKLGFTSRVQIAAWIVEEAERHGS, translated from the coding sequence GTGCCTGTGCCGATTGCCGAGGAACTGAGCGCGGCCGGCTTCGAGGACGCCGAAGAGGTGGGTCGGGGTGGTTTCGGTGTGGTGTACCGCTGCACCCAGTCCGCGCTGGACCGGACGGTGGCGGTGAAGGTTCTGACCACCGAGCTCGACGAGGAGAATCGGGCGCGTTTCTTCCGGGAGCAGCGGGCGATGGGGCGGCTGACCGGGCACCCGAACATCGTCACGGTATTGCAGGTGGGTGCCACCGCGAGCGGGCGACCTTTTCTCGTCATGCCGTATCACTCGTGGGGGTCGCTGGATGCTCGTATCCGGGAAGAAGGCCCGCTGCCGGTGGAGCTGGTGTTGCGGATCGGAGTGAAGATCGCGGGGGCATTGGCGAGCGCGCATCGGCTGGATGTCGTGCATCGGGACGTGAAGCCCGGAAACATCCTGCTCAGCGATTACGGCGAGCCCGCGTTGACCGATTTCGGTATCGCGCGTATCGCCGGCGGTTTCCGGACCGCGACGGGAACCCTGACCGGCTCTCCGGCATTCACCGCTCCGGAAGTGCTCGAGGGACAGCCCCCCACCCCGGCCTCGGATGTCTACAGCCTGGGTGCCACCATGTTCAGCGCGTTGACCGGGCATGCGGCGTTCGAGCGGCGCAGCGGGGAGAATGTGGTGACCCAGTTCTCGCGGATCACCACCCAACCCGTGCCGGAACTTCGGGACAGCGGTATATCCGCCGACGTGTCGGAGGTCGTGGCGACGGCGATGCACCGCGATCCCCGTCAACGGCCCTCCGCGAGTGCTCTCGGGGAGGCGATCCAGCAGACGCAGCGCCGGCACGGATTCCCGGTCGACGAGATGGCGTTGTCGGTCGAACCGGCACCGGAACACCGCAACGGGCGACCGCCCGCGCAGGGATGGCGCCCGACAGCGAACGTAGGACGCCTGGACACCGGCACTCTGCCCCTGGAGTTGACCAGTTTCGTCAACCGCCGCACCGAGGTGGCGGAGGTGAAGAACCTGCTGGCCTCCTCGCGGCTGGTGACATTGACCGGGATCGGAGGGGTCGGCAAGACGCGGCTGGCGCTGCGGGCCGCGTCGAATGCGCGACGCGACTTCGCCGACGGGGTGTGGTTGATCGAGCTGGCCGACGTCGCGGACCCCGCGCTGCTGGTCGAGGTGGCGGCGGACGCCCTCGGCCTGCGCGACGAACCGGCACGGCCACTGCACGAGGTCGTGCTCGAGTTCCTGTCCGGACGGAAGTCGCTGGTCGTCGTGGACAACTGCGAGCAGGTGGTGGAGGCCGCGGCAGAACTGGTCGAAGCGTGGTTGCGGGCATGTCCGGACCTCCGGATCCTCGTCACCACCCGCGAACCCTTGAACATCCCGGGCGAGGCTGTGCTGCGGGTGTCGCCGCTGACGGTCCCGGATGTGAGCAGGCAGCCGTCGTTGCGCGGATTGCCCAGATACGACGCGGTCACGTTGTTCGCCGACCGTGCCGCCGCCGCGGCACCGGGCTTCGAACTCGACGAGGACAACATGGACACCGTTGCCCGCATCTGCGCTCGCCTGGACGGACTGCCGCTGGCGATCGAGCTCGCGGCCGCGCGGATGCGGATGATGTCGCCCGAGCAGATCCTGGACCGGCTCACCGATCGGTACGCGCTGCTGACCCGAGCCAGTCGCACCGCGCCGACGCGGCAGCAGACACTGCGGTGGTGCATCGACTGGAGCTACGAGCTGTGCACCCCGGCCGAGCAGCGGATGTGGGCCCGGTTGTCGGTGTTCGCCGGCGGTTTCGAACTCGACGCCGCCGAACAAGTGTGTGGAGTCGATGCGGCGACCGACAGCGTGCTCGATGTGCTGTCCTCGTTGGTGGACAAGTCGATCCTGCTCCCGGACGACACCGATGCCGTGGTGCGGTTCCGGATGCTCGAGACACTGCGGGACTACGGCTGGCAGAAGCTCCAGGAGTCCGGTGAGGAGCAGGTGGTGCGCCTGCGGCACCGCGACTGGTACCAACGTCTGGCGCTCGACGCGGAAGCCGAGTGGATCAGCGACCAGCAGCTCGACTGGTTCGCCAGACTCGACCGCGAACTGCCGAATCTGCGCACCGCGCTCGAATACAGCCTGGCCGAGGACACCGAAGAGGCGGCCGAAGCCGGATTGCACATCGCCAGCGCGCTCGTGTTCTTCTGGACCTTCCGGGGAGTCACCAGCGAAGGTCGACGCTGGCTCGACCGCGTACTCGCCCATCCGCGCGCCCGCTCGATACCCGACCGGGTCAAGGCCCTGCATGCCGAGACTCTGATGGCCTTGTATCTGGGTGACGACCCCGAGTCGGTCGCCGTACTGGTCGCGGAAGCGCACACACTTGCCGAACGGGACGCCACCCCGATGACCGAAGCCCTGGTCGCCTACGCCGACGGCATGCTGGCGTTCTACCGCGGTGACTGCGCCGAGGCCAACTCCTTTTTCACCCATGCCCTCGAGCTCTTCGCCGCCGATCGAGAGGAGTCCTGGCACGCTGCCACGTTGATGATGCTTGGTTGGACGAACGCCCTGCACGGCGACCCGCGACGCGCGATCGGGTATCACGAGCAAGTGCTGTCCATCACCGAAGCACGCGGCGACTGGCTCTTCCGGTCATCCGCGCTGTGGGGCATCGCCATCGCGGCATGGCGCCAAGGCGAACGGCACCGGGCACAACAGCTGCTCATGGAAGCGCTGCGCGTCAACCAACGGGTGAACAGTCCATTGATCGTCGCGTCCGCTCTCGAAGCGATGGCCTGGATCGCGGAGACCGACGGTGACGCCGAGCGGGCCGCTGTTCTGATGGGAGCCGCGCAGGCGCTGTGGCCGTACGGAGGCAGCGTCACCCACGGTATGCCAGGACTGGAGCACTATCACGACGAATGCGACAGGGGCACGCGCGCCGCTATCGGCCCCAGGAAATACGCGGCAGCCTCGCGGCGCGGTCAGGGCATGGGAATGGACGCCGCGGTGAACTACGCCCTCGGGGAGCGGCCCACCGGCACGACACCCACAACGGGTTCGCCGGTGGAGCTGACCAAGCGGGAGCGGCAGGTCGCCGAACTCATCGCCCAAGGGCTCACCAACAAACAGATCGCGGCGAAACTCGTGATCTCGCAACGTACGGCCCAGGGACACGTGGAGCACATTCTCACCAAACTCGGATTCACCTCCCGCGTCCAGATCGCGGCTTGGATCGTGGAAGAGGCCGAGCGACACGGCTCTTGA
- a CDS encoding four-helix bundle copper-binding protein, with protein MSTLAEMMDSHPATTEQSAPAELVACLEACRVCAQTCTLCADACLSEKTVADLIACIRADLNCADICAATAAVLSRRGGGVETTRALLEACAVACDRCGRECDRHAGHHEHCRICAEACHRCVRACRDLLTALA; from the coding sequence ATGAGCACTCTCGCCGAGATGATGGACAGCCACCCCGCCACCACCGAGCAGTCGGCACCAGCCGAACTGGTCGCCTGCCTCGAGGCGTGCCGCGTCTGCGCGCAGACGTGCACCCTCTGCGCCGACGCCTGCCTGAGCGAGAAGACGGTCGCCGATCTGATCGCCTGCATCCGCGCCGACCTGAACTGCGCCGACATCTGCGCCGCCACCGCCGCGGTGCTGTCCCGGCGCGGCGGGGGCGTGGAGACCACCCGGGCCCTGCTCGAGGCCTGCGCCGTGGCCTGCGACAGGTGCGGTCGCGAATGCGATCGGCACGCCGGTCACCACGAGCACTGCCGGATCTGCGCCGAAGCGTGTCACCGCTGCGTGCGGGCATGCCGCGACCTGCTGACCGCACTGGCCTGA
- a CDS encoding serine hydrolase domain-containing protein, whose translation MSESLSARPGRPQPSQLVVHGVWEPGYDDAITAFGRLFATGRGGGALSVYHQGRPVVDVWTGTADPRRGVAWQRDTAALSYSTSKGITATVLHRLAEQGLIDYHAPVAEYWPEFGANGKKDITVADVLTHRAGLSHVTPLARNLDELVDHQLMEERIAAAAPDRWRGIPAYHAISFGWLAAGIARAVTGKGMGELYRTELAEPLGLDGLHLGSPPPSANITLAASQGSPVPFGIPHTANVLRIARRLPAPGAGFVRAIYTHGIEGLTSGAEPAILLGESPAANGVFTARAVAAVYDVIGTDNALLSRSRVRQISRVRTWLPDRNLLLPMGWRLGYHAIPAPGAPRGFGHIGLAGSGGWTDPDSGLAVGLVHNWLPEAGRLPRDQFILPRLLAPIVRGAADAAYGDVPDLRKIS comes from the coding sequence GTGTCAGAATCGCTTTCCGCTCGACCCGGACGGCCCCAGCCGTCACAGCTCGTCGTGCACGGTGTCTGGGAGCCGGGCTATGACGACGCGATCACCGCTTTCGGGCGGCTGTTCGCCACCGGACGTGGCGGCGGGGCGCTGTCCGTCTATCACCAGGGCCGTCCCGTCGTCGATGTCTGGACCGGCACCGCCGATCCACGCCGGGGCGTCGCCTGGCAACGTGACACCGCCGCCCTGTCGTATTCGACGTCCAAAGGCATCACGGCCACCGTGCTGCACCGGCTCGCCGAGCAAGGGCTGATCGACTACCACGCGCCCGTCGCGGAATACTGGCCCGAATTCGGCGCCAACGGCAAGAAGGACATCACTGTCGCCGACGTGCTCACCCACCGCGCGGGCCTGTCGCACGTCACCCCGTTGGCGCGCAACCTCGACGAACTGGTCGACCATCAGCTGATGGAGGAGCGGATCGCCGCGGCCGCGCCCGACCGGTGGCGCGGGATACCGGCCTACCACGCCATCTCCTTCGGTTGGCTCGCGGCCGGAATCGCCCGCGCGGTGACCGGCAAGGGGATGGGCGAGCTGTATCGCACCGAACTCGCCGAACCGCTGGGACTCGACGGTCTGCACCTCGGTTCCCCTCCGCCGTCGGCGAACATCACCCTCGCCGCCTCGCAGGGATCGCCGGTCCCGTTCGGCATCCCCCACACGGCGAACGTCCTGCGGATCGCCAGACGCCTCCCGGCCCCGGGCGCCGGGTTCGTCCGCGCCATCTACACCCACGGCATCGAGGGACTCACCTCCGGAGCCGAACCGGCCATCCTGCTCGGTGAGAGTCCCGCCGCCAACGGTGTGTTCACCGCCCGCGCCGTCGCCGCGGTGTACGACGTCATCGGCACCGACAACGCGTTGCTGTCGCGATCGCGGGTGCGGCAGATCTCGCGCGTGCGGACCTGGCTGCCGGACCGGAACCTGCTGTTGCCGATGGGCTGGCGACTCGGCTACCACGCCATTCCCGCCCCCGGCGCACCGCGCGGCTTCGGGCACATCGGGCTGGCCGGCTCGGGTGGCTGGACCGATCCCGACAGCGGCCTGGCCGTCGGCCTGGTGCACAACTGGCTCCCGGAAGCGGGCCGCCTGCCGCGCGACCAGTTCATCCTGCCGCGCCTGCTCGCGCCCATCGTGCGGGGCGCCGCCGACGCCGCGTACGGCGACGTGCCCGACCTCAGGAAGATCTCCTGA